The genome window ATTCACACATCAAAGCGCGATTTTCGCACCGCAAACCGCAGCTCAAAACGCAGCAGAGGAAGACGAACGAAAAAACGGACGATGCCTGAAGAGAAGCAACCGGCGATGACGAAATGCGATCGGCTGCAAAGCGCGTTGATGGATTGCCACAGGCGGATTGGGCCGGGTCTGGCTCGCGAGGCGGCGTGCCGGCACTTGAACCGGGGTCTGGCGGAGTGCCTGGTGTCCGTGGCGTGCCCGGAGGAGTGGGAAGCGGTTCGGAGCCTGTGCGGTAGTGGAGGAACGAGTCTGAAGCGGTCGCAGTGCCAAGAGGCTCAGCTCTCGCTCTCAGTCTGCCTCTCCTCTCACCAACACCAACTCAACAACCCAAATGCAGAATAgaagatatatatttttttttttactttttattttgtgattgGTTCATTGGATTAAGCTCACACAGTATATCAAAGTTTGTGTTAATACAACGTTTTGAATAAACAAGGTTACAAGTAAATGTTAATTGCCTTGTAATAATCAAGTGGTTAAATGAATTTCTAATTGGCCTAAATTGTGCAGAAATGATTTTTGAATGATTTCGGATTGTGAAATCGCACTGTGGAGTAGGCAACCACAAAAGATTAATGCCATATTCACTTCCTAACCGATTAGCGCTTTCGCGTAAAATCTGATAACGCACTCCTTAAGATTGGCAATCAAGGGTATAACATAATGGCACAAGACAGATGGCCCGACAAACGAGCTTTACAATTAGATGAAAACACACAACCTCAGCccacaaatgaaaatgatatcTGTATGTAGTTTATACAAAACTTAGATAGAAAACCTGTCTCTGTCGTGAGGAGAAGAAAAGTCGATATCTGGTCCGCTGGGAATTATGCCAAATGGATTGATGGAGGGATGGCTTCCATAATAGTGTCGTTTTATGTGATCTATGTTGACGGTGCTGCTCATCCCAGGAACTTGGAAAATTTCTTTGGTGTAGTTAAACAAATTTGGGTACTCTCGTAGTAATTTCTTGTTGCACTTGAAGTGCACTGCATAAACCTGTAatcaataacaaaaacaacataagAAATTGAATTGTTTAGACAGTGGAACCATGTGATGTGACAGAAGTTTTGTGCTAAAAAAAGCCTAACCGAATAAACAAAATGTTAGCTAAGCAAAAATATCACGTTACGGAAtcttgacaaaataaaatacaacctATAAGTGAGTGGTTCCGTTATTAATAAGAAATCACAATGAGCTAATGAAAACCCCAATccaagggaaaagaaaagttttaGAAGAATGAAGAAGTAATATCCTATTGAAAAATCTGATATGCTTTGGATTTGGTTAGAAACAAATTCTTGCATTTATAGCATGGTTCTTGGTTCTATTCAAACAGAACAATCATATTAGACtgaaaacaattaaattgGCAAATTTTCTGACAGGTACAAATTCTTGCTTGAGGGGAAATATCAGTACCTCATCAAATCTTATAATAGTGACAAACAACCGAATATCCGCTTCAGACAATGTGTTCCCACACAAGTATCGTTGCTTGCTCAGTATCTCCTCGCATTTGTCTAAAGCTTCATACAATTGTTTCACAGCCTGAAGCAAAAAATATCAACCAACGTGTTTGATGAGGCACAGATAGTCCTTAAAGAGAACATAAACACCAGAACTTCCATAGTCAAAACTAATCCGAGCATGTAAAATATACCTCATCATAAGGCTCTTGCTTCCTTGCAAACCCACATTTATAGACGCCATTATTTATCTTGTTATATATCCATTCATTAGTCTGATCAATTTGGGATTGCAAATGAGGAGGATACAAGTCCAAAGCTGCGTTTTCTGCTATATCATTGAATTCGGTATTGAACATGCGAATAATCTCTGCACTCTCGTTACTGACAATTGTTTTGAGTCTTTTATCCCATAGAACCTACCAAAGCGAAAAGGTCAGTCATTTGGTTTAACAAAAgcagaaggaaaagaaagataaaacaTGAAAAGGCCACTTAATATGAGTGAACATACTGGAACTGTGTACTTTCCAGTATAGTTGGTGCTTGCAAGCTCATAAAGTTCTCTAATACTTTTTGCTCCATTCAAAGGGTCAGGTTCAGCTCCTGCTAGCTCTGTATCAGATGCAGGAAAAACCCACCCCATATGCTCATcactttcttttgttctttcccATATGGGTTTGACTGACTgagcaaaacaacaaacacacAAGGTCAGTTTGGCTCTTACAAGGTGAATCTAATATGTGTAACAACCTAATAGAGTTACCGTAAAGCTGATGGCTTTCTCAAGTcctttaattttcaagtatgCAAGGCACCTGGAAGCCCAAGGGCAAGCATATGATATATACAGATGATATCTTCCAGGTTCTGCTGGAAACTGCGAATTTGGGTCCCGTGAAATGAAGTTACGGAATACAGAAGCAGTTCTCACAAATGCACCAGATAGTGAGGTCTCATCTAATGCAGATCGAGCCATTTGATAGTCTGCTGAAGAATCAACACATGCAACAATTAGTATTATTCCCTATATTTGATCAATTATATATGACCTCAAGGATATTTCATCCAATGGTTCTAAGAGACtaaaaaagtacaaaatatTTCCACCCTTTGTGTATATTTCATCCAATATTGAACAAAGGGGGGATCAAATTCCCAATCAAAGGCCGGTTGAATGGATTGAAAGGAAATCTATGTAATGAAATTTATAacattttcttcaattcagCTAGAACtaaatataattagaaaatcaaATCTTGATTAGAAAATTAGGACTGAAAGGAAATTTTCAAGCTGACTAATGGACCGTTGGATGAGTCTAAAGTCAGGCTCTGTTATCTGGGTAGTTAACGGATAATCTATTTAACAATTCTTAGTTTCTTACCCACTGGATTattgtttttgaaaattctCCAACCAACCAAATTCATTGTTTTCCACTGTATAGATAGTTCAACAATTCACAATAACCAAATGaatcaaattaagaaaagcACCAGACAAACAATTataacaatagaaatccaGCTGAAGCAAAAGCAACAcaataacaaaatgaaaattttcaaacgAAATTCAGTAGCTTTCTTGCCATCCAGAATTGGAAAAATGAGGAACAGCgaaaactaataaaaataagTTTACCTTCAAGGGGATCTGAGGGAGAGACTGGGGGAAGAGAGTAAAGGAGATGTTGTGGAGGTCCGACCCAGGGATACAAAtactcttttcttcttctttttttctttttaaatattgaAAGTGGTACAAATAGtctaaagagaaaaagataatcAATTACGTCATTTTGACACTCATcctgttctttttgtttgtaaatgGTAGGATCACACGTGCATTGCACGTGGGCCTCCGCCACATGCGGAATTCCTTCAAGCAATTTATTTGATTACAAGGGATATTagagtaaagaaaataaacccTCCTCCAACTTAACTCATCAAGAGATATCCAAGAAGATTGCATGGCAGAAATATCCCCCCTCTTCAATTACAGTTGGAATATTAACTGTTATGAAATTGCAGTTTTGAGTTACAACAAAGCTCCTCAAAGCACAAAAAGAATCACTGGCTTAGCATGCTGGTTGCTCACCAATGAAATTGACATAAAGACTCGAGCCCTTTTGAAGACAGTCATGGCATTGGCACCTGCTGCACAAGTTCAAGACCAGCAAATTATGTGAGCCATTTGTCAGTATATTTCAGCTGCTAGCCAATTCCTTTAGAGATCCTCTCAGTCAAATCCGAAACAAGAGCGTACTTGTTGCTCTCATAGCATGCAGTCTTAAACGCCGCCAATGTTACACGATCCACATTCTGATCCTTGTCCACTAATTTATGAAAGAACAATGCCGCGATGCCCACTTTCTTCTCGCTACAAAGCTTCCTCACCAATGTATTCACTGTGCGGATCCAGAGCTTCTTCTCTAGCCTTTCCAATAAAACCATAGCAGCTGCAGAGTCATCTTTTTTGCAGTACTTGTAAGCTAATGTCAACCTAGTAACTTCACAGGGCGACAGCCCTTTGTCCATCATGGTATCATATAACCTACGAGCCTCTTCCAATTTCTCCTCCTTGCAGAGCCCGCTTATTAGAGCACCATACGTAAAACTATCTGGGGCACAACCATGGTCACCCATCCTACGGAAAAACTTAACGGCCAAGGCAATATTTTCATCCCGACAGTAGCCGCATATCATTGAAGTATAGGTTTCCTTGGTGGGAATAGAGCCAAGCCTTACAGataactcaaaaaatttctcgctttctttcattttcttttgcctACAGAAGGCAGCAATCAAAGTGGTATACGAATGCATATCAGGCTGCAAACCAACCTTGAGCATCTTGTTAAAAAACACCAGGGCCCCGTTAATATCACCCCTTTTGCAGTGCTCAGATATGAAAATGGTATACGTGACCCTGTCAGCTTCCAGTCCTCGGCGAAAGCCCTTCTTAATCAATTTATATGCCTCTTGAACCCTCCCCTTTTTACAGAGGCTGTCAAAAACGGCATTGTATGTACAGATATTAGGAGCGAATCCTTCTTTTCCCATTATATCCATCAATTCATATGCTCTATCAAAATTCCCAGCTTTGCAATGCCCAGAAACGAGAGTAGTATACGTATTGGTGTTAGGAATTAATCCTTGTTCTTTCATTCTGCTCAATAACATCTCTGCACGGCTCATTTTGTCTTCTTCGCAATATCCACGGATCATGGCAGTATATGTATGTACATTTGGCTTGTAATTATCGCTCCGGACAAGCTTAAGAAACAGCCTGAATGCCCTTTCAGTCCAACCTTTCTTGCAGAGCCCGTCAATCAAAGCTGTATGTGTATACACATTAGGCTTCCAACCTTTCCTAACCATTTCCTCCAACATTTCAAATGCTTGTTTAATGCTGCCCCTCTGGCACAACCCATGAATCAAAGATGtgaaattaatcaaatttggCTTCACACCCATCCGAATCATCTTATCAAAGCACCAAGACGCTCGACTTACAAGACTCTTTTCGCAAAACAGACTTATAATCAAAGTAAACGTAACATTATCCAAAACAAAGCCTCTCTCAAGCATCTTACTCAACCACCTATCCACCTCCAAAACTCTTCTGTTCCTACAATACCCAACAACCATAGACTTATAGCTCAAAGAATCAGGCGACACCCCTCTCACGCACATTTCCTCAAACAAATTCTCTGCATACTCAACCAAACCCAAGTCACAGGCAATCCCAAGAACACAATTCAACGTTCGAGTACTCAACATAAGGCC of Prunus dulcis chromosome 4, ALMONDv2, whole genome shotgun sequence contains these proteins:
- the LOC117624827 gene encoding uncharacterized protein LOC117624827 gives rise to the protein MPEEKQPAMTKCDRLQSALMDCHRRIGPGLAREAACRHLNRGLAECLVSVACPEEWEAVRSLCGSGGTSLKRSQCQEAQLSLSVCLSSHQHQLNNPNAE
- the LOC117624829 gene encoding glutathionyl-hydroquinone reductase YqjG-like isoform X2 produces the protein MARSALDETSLSGAFVRTASVFRNFISRDPNSQFPAEPGRYHLYISYACPWASRCLAYLKIKGLEKAISFTSVKPIWERTKESDEHMGWVFPASDTELAGAEPDPLNGAKSIRELYELASTNYTGKYTVPVLWDKRLKTIVSNESAEIIRMFNTEFNDIAENAALDLYPPHLQSQIDQTNEWIYNKINNGVYKCGFARKQEPYDEVYAVHFKCNKKLLREYPNLFNYTKEIFQVPGMSSTVNIDHIKRHYYGSHPSINPFGIIPSGPDIDFSSPHDRDRFSI
- the LOC117624829 gene encoding glutathionyl-hydroquinone reductase YqjG-like isoform X1, producing MARSALDETSLSGAFVRTASVFRNFISRDPNSQFPAEPGRYHLYISYACPWASRCLAYLKIKGLEKAISFTSVKPIWERTKESDEHMGWVFPASDTELAGAEPDPLNGAKSIRELYELASTNYTGKYTVPVLWDKRLKTIVSNESAEIIRMFNTEFNDIAENAALDLYPPHLQSQIDQTNEWIYNKINNGVYKCGFARKQEPYDEAVKQLYEALDKCEEILSKQRYLCGNTLSEADIRLFVTIIRFDEVYAVHFKCNKKLLREYPNLFNYTKEIFQVPGMSSTVNIDHIKRHYYGSHPSINPFGIIPSGPDIDFSSPHDRDRFSI
- the LOC117624828 gene encoding pentatricopeptide repeat-containing protein At4g19890; protein product: MVSLRILRRTHELQQKLLSPASNPISIFYTLFSLRTLSSYTHYDDPYSTTTITTATSTTSTSSSSQSQSLVRTICALVCQSYSPQTHLRSSPPKLNLDLNADSLTNEQAISVVASLAEEAGSMVALSFFYWAIGFPKFRYFMRLYIFCAMSLFGNGNLERAHEVVHCMVRNFAEIERLKEAADMVFEMQNQGLMLSTRTLNCVLGIACDLGLVEYAENLFEEMCVRGVSPDSLSYKSMVVGYCRNRRVLEVDRWLSKMLERGFVLDNVTFTLIISLFCEKSLVSRASWCFDKMIRMGVKPNLINFTSLIHGLCQRGSIKQAFEMLEEMVRKGWKPNVYTHTALIDGLCKKGWTERAFRLFLKLVRSDNYKPNVHTYTAMIRGYCEEDKMSRAEMLLSRMKEQGLIPNTNTYTTLVSGHCKAGNFDRAYELMDIMGKEGFAPNICTYNAVFDSLCKKGRVQEAYKLIKKGFRRGLEADRVTYTIFISEHCKRGDINGALVFFNKMLKVGLQPDMHSYTTLIAAFCRQKKMKESEKFFELSVRLGSIPTKETYTSMICGYCRDENIALAVKFFRRMGDHGCAPDSFTYGALISGLCKEEKLEEARRLYDTMMDKGLSPCEVTRLTLAYKYCKKDDSAAAMVLLERLEKKLWIRTVNTLVRKLCSEKKVGIAALFFHKLVDKDQNVDRVTLAAFKTACYESNKYALVSDLTERISKGIG